A genomic window from Planctomycetota bacterium includes:
- a CDS encoding cytochrome b/b6 domain-containing protein: MTRGSRLAGFVAALMLVVRTVALAAEPPLPEVTRTDQSRFVHRIALLDAKGNPIGPASEVPYSPNTTCSSSRCHSYQTVAKGTHTRMFPSAVPPKGRPDGFAWTMFEAATGMAAPLSHGYQPARAEAFDPKAHLTPFKFALQFGAWHPGGGRLELDAAGNRYDAHLAENPALRTATEPAANPDYHQARWDQSGVLENDCMACHALHGYDHVERAGQIASMNFRWAPTVGAGFGHVEGKTASLPLPGPDAKPDESAAPAIKVKYNPALFGPDGKVHLEIGKPPDANCLACHRRPAKGSAAWTDCLDADVHSKAGLKCVDCHRAGPDHVIAGDPTSTNPDFRSLTCKGCHETGRLGAPVPAHKGLPRLHLREIACETCHSGPKPQRVPPGFEQPTDPTWGVILTTRKPSGPPFYAPVYKETEAGPIGVFARMLPTYFANRREDKSLTPLDPQYIASRVRRVESEIKDDTGDGVPEVNTDAEIKAVLGALKKKDVSPVYIAGAKLYWLDDKGDVASEATELGAPLDLPLAHNVRPAPQALGAQGCTECHRADAPFFLSLGLTRVAAADGKPEGEPLYARLDRSASDVRLAGLRERYIRPYGRFAIGLVALVLVLHYVVFGPRRYDKRIPEQLVQRFSVIERLVHLTLLGSFLCLAATGILLGVGVERIFGKGVARMHDLASWALMAGALLAFLLWARDMVFSRVDIGWVKVMGGYLGYQGHVPAGRFNAGQKGFFWFILLVVACLAATGLAMRYELGGDAWEVTVYTLHLTCAYLMILCVLAHAYLGSFANPGCIGSVFNGKVARAWLEHHHPDYQPKGTQENTPHA; the protein is encoded by the coding sequence TTGACTCGCGGGAGCCGGCTCGCAGGTTTCGTTGCCGCTCTGATGCTCGTTGTGCGCACTGTGGCCCTGGCCGCGGAGCCCCCGCTGCCCGAGGTCACGCGCACCGACCAGTCGCGTTTCGTGCACCGCATCGCCCTGCTCGACGCGAAGGGCAACCCGATCGGCCCCGCCAGCGAGGTGCCGTACAGCCCGAACACCACCTGCTCCAGCTCGCGCTGCCACAGCTATCAGACCGTGGCGAAGGGCACCCACACACGCATGTTCCCCAGCGCCGTGCCGCCCAAGGGCCGCCCCGACGGCTTCGCGTGGACGATGTTCGAGGCGGCCACGGGCATGGCCGCGCCCCTCTCCCACGGCTACCAGCCGGCCAGAGCGGAGGCATTCGACCCGAAGGCGCATCTGACGCCCTTCAAGTTCGCCCTGCAATTCGGCGCCTGGCACCCGGGCGGCGGGCGCCTCGAGCTCGACGCCGCGGGCAACCGCTACGACGCCCACCTGGCAGAGAACCCCGCCCTCCGCACCGCCACCGAGCCCGCCGCCAACCCCGACTACCACCAGGCCCGCTGGGACCAGAGCGGCGTGCTGGAGAACGACTGCATGGCCTGCCACGCCCTGCACGGCTATGACCACGTGGAGCGCGCGGGCCAGATCGCCTCGATGAACTTCCGGTGGGCTCCCACCGTGGGCGCCGGCTTCGGCCACGTGGAGGGCAAGACCGCCTCGCTGCCCCTGCCCGGCCCCGACGCCAAGCCCGACGAGTCGGCGGCACCCGCCATCAAGGTGAAGTACAACCCCGCCCTCTTCGGCCCCGACGGCAAGGTGCACCTGGAGATCGGCAAGCCGCCCGACGCCAACTGCCTCGCCTGCCACCGCCGCCCCGCCAAGGGCTCGGCAGCGTGGACCGATTGCCTCGACGCCGACGTGCACTCGAAGGCCGGCCTGAAGTGCGTGGACTGCCATCGCGCCGGCCCCGACCACGTGATCGCCGGCGACCCGACGAGCACGAATCCCGACTTCCGCTCGCTCACGTGCAAGGGCTGCCACGAGACGGGCCGCCTGGGCGCCCCCGTGCCCGCGCACAAAGGCCTCCCCAGGCTGCACCTGCGCGAGATCGCCTGCGAAACCTGCCATTCCGGGCCGAAACCCCAGAGAGTGCCGCCGGGGTTCGAGCAGCCCACCGACCCCACCTGGGGCGTGATCCTCACGACGCGCAAGCCCAGCGGACCGCCCTTCTACGCCCCCGTCTACAAGGAGACCGAGGCCGGCCCCATCGGCGTCTTCGCCCGCATGCTCCCCACCTACTTCGCCAACCGCCGCGAGGACAAGAGCCTCACCCCGCTCGACCCCCAGTACATCGCCAGCCGCGTGCGCAGGGTGGAGAGCGAGATCAAGGACGACACGGGCGACGGCGTGCCCGAGGTGAACACCGACGCCGAGATCAAGGCCGTGCTCGGCGCGCTGAAGAAGAAGGACGTCAGCCCCGTCTACATCGCGGGCGCCAAGCTCTACTGGCTCGATGACAAGGGCGACGTGGCGAGCGAAGCGACCGAGTTGGGCGCGCCGCTGGACCTGCCGCTGGCTCATAACGTGCGTCCGGCGCCCCAGGCCCTGGGGGCGCAGGGCTGCACCGAGTGCCATCGTGCCGACGCGCCGTTCTTCCTCTCGCTGGGCCTCACGCGGGTCGCCGCGGCCGATGGCAAGCCCGAGGGCGAGCCGCTCTACGCCCGCCTCGACCGCTCGGCCTCCGACGTGCGCCTGGCGGGCCTCCGCGAGCGCTACATTCGCCCCTATGGCCGGTTCGCCATCGGCCTGGTCGCTCTCGTGCTCGTGCTGCACTACGTCGTCTTCGGCCCGCGCCGCTACGATAAGCGGATTCCCGAGCAACTGGTCCAACGCTTCAGCGTCATCGAGCGCCTGGTGCACCTGACGCTGCTGGGCTCGTTCCTGTGCCTCGCCGCCACCGGCATCCTCCTCGGGGTCGGGGTCGAGCGCATCTTCGGCAAGGGCGTGGCGCGGATGCACGACCTGGCCTCGTGGGCGCTGATGGCGGGCGCGCTGCTCGCCTTCCTGCTCTGGGCGCGCGACATGGTCTTCTCAAGGGTGGATATCGGCTGGGTGAAGGTGATGGGCGGCTACCTCGGCTACCAGGGCCACGTGCCCGCGGGCCGCTTCAACGCCGGCCAGAAGGGCTTCTTCTGGTTCATCCTGCTGGTCGTCGCCTGCCTGGCGGCCACGGGCCTGGCCATGCGGTACGAGCTGGGCGGCGACGCGTGGGAGGTCACCGTCTACACCCTGCACCTGACCTGCGCCTACCTGATGATCCTGTGCGTGCTCGCGCACGCCTATCTCGGCTCGTTCGCCAACCCGGGCTGCATCGGGTCGGTCTTCAACGGCAAGGTCGCCCGCGCGTGGCTCGAACACCACCACCCCGACTACCAGCCCAAGGGAACCCAGGAGAACACCCCACATGCGTAA
- a CDS encoding SUMF1/EgtB/PvdO family nonheme iron enzyme, which yields MKCVVGQRSWAGLGCVAALLASFALAEEPAKKFTETIKNKQGKDVSFDMILIPGGKFTMGSPQDEKGRKEHEGPQFEAVLKPFYLCSTETTWEMFMAFYDETVQEKRGDAAKAKAEEEAKAKGVDAISGPTPLYGDPTLGWGAGKRPAIGASWHCADVFCKWLAKKTGKKYRLPTEAEWEYACRAGTKTPYSFEADQIEDFAWFEDNAEEKTQEVAKKKPNAFGLFDMHGNVMEWVSDFYSPKAYEEAAKNNPVTCPTGPKEGKVHVARGGAYNSPSEALRSAARVFEEPFWRYEDPQEPKSQWWLPKMGFIGFRIACDVEAK from the coding sequence ATGAAGTGCGTGGTCGGGCAGAGGTCATGGGCCGGGCTCGGGTGCGTCGCGGCGCTGCTGGCATCGTTCGCCCTGGCAGAGGAGCCGGCGAAGAAGTTCACCGAGACCATCAAGAACAAGCAGGGCAAGGACGTTTCGTTCGACATGATCCTCATCCCGGGCGGCAAGTTTACCATGGGCAGCCCCCAGGATGAGAAGGGGCGCAAGGAGCACGAGGGGCCGCAGTTCGAAGCCGTCCTCAAGCCCTTCTACCTCTGCTCCACCGAGACGACCTGGGAGATGTTCATGGCCTTCTACGACGAGACCGTGCAGGAGAAGCGCGGCGACGCGGCCAAGGCGAAGGCCGAGGAGGAGGCCAAGGCGAAGGGCGTGGACGCGATCAGCGGCCCCACCCCCCTCTATGGCGACCCGACGCTCGGCTGGGGCGCCGGCAAGCGGCCCGCCATCGGCGCCTCCTGGCACTGCGCCGACGTCTTCTGCAAGTGGCTGGCCAAGAAGACCGGCAAGAAGTACCGCCTGCCCACCGAAGCCGAGTGGGAATACGCCTGCCGCGCCGGCACCAAGACACCCTACTCGTTCGAGGCCGACCAGATCGAGGACTTCGCCTGGTTCGAGGACAATGCCGAGGAGAAGACCCAGGAAGTGGCCAAGAAGAAGCCCAACGCCTTCGGCCTCTTCGACATGCACGGCAACGTGATGGAGTGGGTGTCGGACTTCTACTCGCCGAAAGCCTATGAGGAGGCCGCCAAGAACAACCCGGTCACCTGCCCCACCGGCCCCAAAGAGGGCAAGGTGCACGTGGCCCGCGGCGGCGCCTACAACAGCCCCTCCGAGGCCCTGCGGTCGGCCGCGCGCGTCTTCGAAGAGCCCTTCTGGCGCTACGAGGACCCTCAGGAGCCCAAGAGCCAGTGGTGGCTGCCCAAGATGGGCTTCATCGGCTTCCGCATCGCCTGTGACGTCGAGGCCAAGTGA